The Porphyrobacter sp. LM 6 sequence TGCAAACGTCTGCGCTAGGCGCGGGGCCTTATTCTTCCCCCATCCTCAAGGCCGCAATAAACGCTTCCTGCGGAATGCTCACATTCCCATACTCCCGCATCCGCGCCTTCCCCTTCTTCTGCTTCTCCAGCAGCTTCTTCTTGCGCGTGATGTCGCCGCCATAGCATTTGGCGGTCACGTCCTTGCGCAGGGCGGCGATGGTCTCGCGGGCGATCACCTTGCCGCCGATCGCGGCCTGGATCGGGATCTTGAACAGGTGGCGCGGGATCAGGTCTTTCAGGCGCTCGCACATCCCGCGGCCGCGCTCTTCGGCGTTGGCGCGGTGGACGATCAGCGATAGCGCGTCGACCGGCTCGTTGTTGACGAGGATGTTCATCTTCACGAGATCACCCTCGCGGTTGCCGATCTGCTCGTAATCGAAGCTGGCATAGCCGCGGCTGATCGACTTCAGCCGGTCGTAGAAATCGAACACCACTTCGTTGAGCGGCAGTTCATAGGTCACCTGCGCGCGGCCGCCCACGTAGGTCAGCTCGGTCTGGATGCCGCGGCGATCCTGACACAGCTTGAGGATCGAGCCGAGGTATTCGTCAGGCGTGTAGATCACCGCCTTGATCCACGGCTCCTCGATCATCTCGATGCGGTTCACATCGGGCCAATCGGCGGGGTTGTGGATGTCGATCACCTTGGCATCCTCGGTCTTGGAATGGCCGAGGTGGATGCGATAGACCACGGAAGGCGCCGTGGTGATGAGATCGAGGTCGTATTCGCGGCTCAGGCGTTCCTGGATGATCTCCAGATGCAAGAGGCCGAGGAACCCGCAGCGGAAGCCGAAGCCCAGCGCCGCCGAGCTTTCCATCTCGTAGGAGAAGGACGCATCGTTGAGGCGCAGCTTGGCGATGCTTTCGCGCAGCTTTTCGAAGTCGGCCGCGTCCACCGGGAAGAGGCCGCAGAACACCACCGGCTGGACTTCCTTGTAGCCCGGCAGCGCCTCGCTCGCCCCGCCCTTCACCGTGGTGATGGTGTCACCGACACGGGCCTGTTCGACTTCCTTGATCTGCGCGGTGATGAAGCCGATCTCGCCCGGGCCGAGCTCGGTCAGATCGGTGCGCTTGGGGGTGAAGCAGCCGACGCGGTCGACAAGGTGCTGGGTGCCACCCTGCATGAAGCGGATATTGAGGCCCTTGGTGAGCTTCCCGTCGATCACGCGCACGAGGATGACGACGCCGAGGTAGGGATCGTACCAGCTATCGACGAGGCTGGCCTTGAGCGGCGCTTCGGTGGTGCCCTTGGGCGGCGGGATGCGGGCGACGACGGCTTCGAGCACGTCCTCGATCCCGATGCCGGACTTGGCGCTGGTGAGAACGGCCTGCGACGCGTCGAGCCCGATGATCTCCTCGATCTCGGCCTTGACCTTTTCCGGTTCGGCGGCGGGGAGGTCGATCTTGTTGATGACGGGGACGATCTCGTGATCATGCTCGATCGACTGGTAGACGTTGGCGAGGGTCTGGGCTTCGACCCCTTGCGCGGCGTCCACCACCAGCAACGCGCCCTCGCACGCGGCGAGGCTGCGGGAGACTTCATAGGCGAAGTCGACGTGGCCGGGGGTGTCCATCAGGTTGAGCTGATAGGTCTCGCCGTTCTTCGCTGGGTATGTGAGGCGCACGGTCTGCGCCTTGATGGTGATGCCGCGCTCCTTCTCGATATCCATGTTATCAAGGACTTGCTCGGACATCTCACGATCGGAGAGCCCGCCGGTGAACTGGATCAGCCGGTCGGCAAGCGTCGATTTGCCATGGTCGATATGGGCAATGATGGAGAAATTGCGGATATGAGAGAGGTCGGTCATCACCTCGCCGATTAGCGGGGAGACTCGGTATTGTCATGCGCCAAAAACGCAACAGCCCCCGGCCTTACCCCACCTCGCTGCGCGCAGGCATCGCGTAACCGAACTTGGGAATGGCAGCCCCCTGATCGAGACCGAGGAATTTGCCCGGTGCCAGTGCCGCCAGCGGTGCGCCTGCGGCTGCGAGCGCATAGGGCGAGACGCGGTTGCGGGTGCAAAGCCCCCCTGCCCCGTCTTCGATCAGCGATTGCTCGAACTCGAGCCCCTGCACATCGCCGTTCGAGCGGATAACGGTCGCTACCGCAAGCTGTCCGCCGCCGAGGTCGACCACGAACTGCGTGCCCTTGGGCACATCGGCCAGCCCCTGGATCAGCGCACCGGTCTTGGACAGGTTCCGCAGGGTGACCTCATAGGCATAGTCGTCATGGATCACCTGGATCTTGCGGAACACCGTCCGGCGCCGCGCGCGACGAGTACGTTCGGCGCCCGGTTCGATCCGCCAGCTTCCACCGGCCATCTCTTCTTCAACGGTATCGCGATCGACGGGTTCGCTGAAGATCGGACCTTCGAGGAAGCGAACCCCTGCATCCGTCAGGGCGACCAAGAGAGGCGCGCTTTCGATCCCGTTGGCGATCGTGTCCATCTGCATCGCGCCGGCAAGTGCCACGATGGCGCGCACCAGACCCATTTCGCGGCTATCGTGGCGTTCGGCTTCGGCGACCAGCTTCTGATCGATCTTGATCGAATCAAACGGCGCGCGGCGAAGGTAGGCGAGCGAGGAGTAACCGCTGCCAAACTCGTCCAGCGTCAGCCGCACGCCCTGCTTGAAGAGTGAGGCCAATGTGCGGTCAACAACACTCGCCTCTCCGAAAAACACGGCTTCACTAATCTCGAGTTCAAGGCGTGCCGGCGCAATGCCGGCGGCATCCACCGCTTCGGTGACCAGTTCGATGAAGTTGTCTGCAAGGAACAGCGGAACCGGCACGTTGACCGCAACCCTGACGCTGTCCGGCCATTCGGCTGCGCGGCGGCATGCCTCGAAAATCGCCCATTTGCCAACGTCGCCGGTCAGGGCAGAGCCTTCGACGATCTGCGCGAATTCTTCTTCGTCGATGACGCCGCGTTCGGCATGCTTCCAGCACACATGGGCTTCCAGCGCGCGCACCGCCTGCGTGGCTGCATCGACGATCGGTTCAAAGCGCAGAAACAGCTGTTCCTCGCGCAGCGCCGTGCCGAGATCCTGTTCCAGACGGCGCCGGAAAATCGTCTCGTTTTCGAGTTCGCCGGAGAAGAAGCGATACTGCCCGCGCCCGCCATTCTTCGAGGCATAGAGCGCAAGGTCGGCTGAGCGCACGATCTCGTCGCGGGTCACACCATCGTGCGGCGCAATCGCAATACCGACCGAGGCACCGATGACGCAGCGCCCGTCGGCAAGGCTGTAGGGTTGGCGCAGCATGGCAATGATCTTCATCGCCAGTTCGGCCAGAACGCCGCGGTCGTCCACGTCGGGAATCATCACCTGGAATTCGTCACCGCCGAGCCGGCCGATCTCGCACTCACGGTCGATGGCGCGCACTAGCCGCCCGGAAACCTGCTTCAGCAGTTCGTCGCCGGCGGCATGGCCCAGCGTGTCATTCACATGCTTGAAGCGATCGAGGTCGATCATCATCACCGCGCAGTTGCGGCGCGCGGCCTGGAAGGCGGTCAGTGTCGCATCGATCTGCGCGGCCATCCGGTGCCGGTTGCTGAGCCCGGTGAGCGAATCAAAGCGCGCGAGGCGCTCGGTTTCCTCTTCACGGTGATACTCATCGGTGATGTCGGAACCGGTGCCTCGAAAGCCGACAAATCGCCCGTCCGGCATAAAGAGCGGCTGCCCCGCAAGGCGCAGCACCACACCATCCGGACGGCGTGCGGCCCGCACTGCCAGCCCCGAGAACGGTTTGTGCGCGGCCAGCATGAGCGATAGCGATTTGCCGCGCCCTTCGCGATTGGCACCCGAGAAGATCCGCGTCAGCGGCTGCCCCAGAAGATCGGCGAGTGGAATGTCGAGCCGCGAGGCAATCGCGCCGGAGAGATAGGTGAGATGACCGGTCGCATCGCTCGCCCAGAACCACCCGAGGCCCGACTGCTCAAGTTCATCGAGCATAGCGAGCCGCTCGCCATCGGACAGTGCCGAGGCGGGTGAGGAGCGTAGCATGCGGGATGCAACACCACCGCGCGATGACAAGAGACCCATCAGGGACATCTCGTTCAGAACCTCCAAGCTCAAGGCGCCGCGATAGGCTTCGCTCTCACGCCTTCATGGCGCAGAGGTAAAGTGCGATGGTTATTTTTATCCTAACCGATGACCTTAAAATGCAAGGCAGCAGCGGTTTGATCGGGATCCGCCTGTGGCAGCATTTCTCGTTTTGGCCGATCGCCGCACAAGGTCGGCAGAGCGCAAAGGCGGTCCGCCCACGCTTGCAAGTTTCGATGCCACGCTGCATTCTGGCAACGCAGGTGCAGCACAAGGCCCGGATACAGGGCCACAAGGGGCGCACCGAACAAAGGGGATCCAATGGCACGCAGCGAAGTGAAGCTCGAAAACGAAGCAGCTCAGTCTACCAATGCACTCGGACCGCTGATCGGGGTGGCGCGCGAGGATTTCGTCAGTGCGGTGGCGCTGCTGCTGCGCGAAACTGCGTCTGATCCTTCGCGGTTTGTGCGCCACTCGACCGCGATGGCGCAGGACATGGTCAAGATCCTGACCGGCAAAAGCGATCTCGCCCCCGATCCCAAGGACAAGCGGTTCATGGATCCGGCGTGGCAGTACAACCCGTTCTTCCGCGCCGGCGCGCAATATTATCTCGCCGTGCAGAAGGGGATGAAGAACTGGCTGGAAGAGCTTGAGCTCGACGAGCTGGAGCGCAACCGCGCCAACTTTATCGCCAACATCATCCTCGATGGCCTTGCCCCCACCAACACCCTCGTCGGCAATCCGACCGCGCAGAAGCAGGTGATCAATTCGGGCGGCCTCAGCCTCATCAAGGGGCTCCAGAACGCCTATAACGACCTCGTCCACAACAAGGGCATGGTCAGCCAGGTCGACAAGCGCCCGTTCAAGATCGGCGAGAACATCGCGACCTCAAAGGGCAACGTCGTCTACCGAGACGAGATCATGGAGCTGCTGCAATACGCGCCGACGACCGACGAGGTCTATGAGATCCCGCAGCTGACCATCCCGCCGCAGATCAACAAGATGTACATCAACGATTTGTCGCCCGATAAGTCGGTGATCAAGTGGCAGGTCGACAACGGCATCCAGACCTTCGTCATCTCGTGGCGCAATCCGACGAAGGAACAGGGGCGCTGGGGCATGGCCGATTATATTGCAGCGTGTGAAAAGGCGCTCGAGGTGGTCTCCGACATCACCGGATCGAAGAAGGTCAATGTCTCGGCCGGGTGCTCGGGCGGGCAGACCGCATCGGTGCTCGCGTCCAAGCTCGCCGCCACGGGCAATCCGATCCTTGGCACGCTGACGCTGATGGTCTGCGTGCTTCACCCCAAGCCGACCGACATCGAAGCCGGATCGCTGGTCAGCGAAAATGGCATGCAGCTTGCCCGCCAGCGCGCGATGAAGGCGGGGATCATCAAGGCCGACGACCTCGCGCGCGGCTTCGCCTGGCTGCGCCCCAACGACCTGATCTGGAACTACGTCATCAACAACTACCTGCTCGGGCAGGATCCGCCGGCGTTCGATGTGCTGTTCTGGAACGCGGATGCGACCAACCTGTCATCGAGCCTGATGGGCGATTTCCTGACGCTGTTCGAAACGCTCGCCTTCACCAAGAAGGGCGAAGTCGAGATGGCGGGCCACAAGGTCGATCTGAGCAAGGTGACCGCTGACCTGTTCATCCTCGGCGGGGTGACCGATCACATTACCCCGTGGAAGGCGACCTATCGTTCGACCCAGCTGTTCGGTTCGAAGGATGTGACCTACGTCCTCTCGCAGAGCGGCCACATGCAGGCGATCCTCAACCCGCCGGGCAACCCCAAGGCGAAGTATTTCGTCCAGGCCAAGAAGGGCAAGCTGCCCGAGACCGCGGACGAATGGCTGCAAGGCACCGAAGAGGTCAAAGGCAGCTGGTGGCCGCTGTGGATGGAGTGGGTGCAGAAGCGTTCGGGCAAGAAGAAGACCGCTCCCGCAGCCGTGGGCAACGATGCCTTTCCGCCGATGGAAAAGGCACCGGGACTCTACGTCGTCGAAGAAGTCTGATATTGCAGTGCAGCGCAATGACCGCCGGATGCGGCGGAAACGTTGCGCAAAGCTTGTGGGCGCGCGCGCTATGGGATCGGTGTGCGCGCCCAACCCGCCCCTTTGCCGGGGCGCGAGAAAGGACGTGAATACGTGACCAATCCCATGGACGACGCTGTCGTCTCGATGGAGCAAGTGGGCGGCCGGACGCTACGGACTGCTGCCTGGCGGCTCGACCAGCCCTCCGAACATCTGCCGATCCTGTTCTTCAATGGCATAGGCGCCAATATCGAGGCCGTGGCCCCGCTCGCAGCGGCTTTGCCCGAACGCGGCTTCATCATGTTCGACATGCCGGGCACGGGCGAATCGCCTGATCCGCTGGTGCCCTACAACCCCTTCACCATGAGCTGGACCGCGTCCCAGTTGCTCGCGAAATACGGGATCGACCAGGTCGATGTGATGGGCGTTTCGTGGGGCGGCGCGATGGCGCAGCACTTCGCGTTGCAGCATCCCGGCCTGACCCGGCGTCTCACACTGATCGCGACTACGCCGGGGATGGTGATGGTGCCCGGCAACCCGGCCGCCTTCACCAAGATGGCCGATCCGCGCCGCTACATCGATCCCGAGTTCATGAACGAACACTTCGCCACGCTTTACGGCGGCGTCGACAAGGACGGGGCGCAGCACCAGAAGGACAGCCATATCGGCCGGCTCAAGCCGCCCTCCCCGCGCGGCTACATGTACCAGCTGATGTGCATGCTCGGCTGGACCAGCCTGCCCGCCCTGCCCTTCATGACCAAGGAAACCCTGATCATGATGGGCGAGGACGACCAGATCGTCCCTGTCATCAACGGCCGGATCCTGAAGGCGATGATCCCCAATTCGCGCCTGATGACCTTCGCGGGCGGCGGACACCTGTTCCTGCTCACTCATGCCGACGAAAGCGTGGCGGCGATCCGCGAATTCCTTGATGCGCCGGAAACGGACAAGGAAGCGCGCCGCTCGGCTGCCTGAAACGACCAGTCATGACACCCGAAGCTGTTGCCGATTACCTGCTGGGCGACCAGATCGCGTTTGATGCGGTCGCCCTTGCAGAACTGGCCCAGCAAGCGGGTGTCAGCCTGCCTCAGGATTACATAGCGTTTCTGAATCTCCGCAACGGGGGCTTCACCTCGCCCACGGCAAGTGAACAGCCGTCGTTGGTGACAAGGGACGGTTACGCGATCGATCAGTTCTACTGCGTCACTTTGCTGGAACCGGACTGGAACGAAACCTCCATCCGCAACTACAGGGCCATGACCCTGGGCCAATGGCTGGAAGAGACAGGCCGCGACCCGGCCAACGTGCCGCCGCACTGGATTGTATTCGGCGGCAACTGGGATGGCGATCAGTTCGCGCTCGATCTGTCAGTGCCAGGCGGCGAGGTGGTCTTGTTCGATCACGAAATGCTACCCTGCGAGGACGACAACGGCTTTCCTCCCGAAGACGGAATGGAACGACTTGGCCTGACGTTCACGCAATTCCTCGCGGCGCTCAGCCCGCACGGTTCGCCCGCCCCTAGCCGGAGCCTCGTAGAGCGGCTGCTGGGGCTTATGGGGCGCCGGTCCGGCTAACTCCGCATTGCCCCGCAGTCGGCAGGCGCCCAGCCTCAGCGAGAGCGGCTGCCGCTTCGCGCGGGCGGTCGGTGGCGAGGATGTCGACGCCTTCCTTGCCGAGATCGGCGTAGCGCTCATCCATGCCGAGCCGGTCGATCACCGCGTCGATCGAGCGCGGCGGGCGGCCGAGTGTGCCGAAGATCACCTCGATGTTCTGGCGATCAAGCTCGCGGTAAAGTTCGGGGCGCGGCAGGCGGGTCCCGGTGAAAGCCACCATGCGATCCTCGGGGATATTCGCTGCCTTGAGTGCGGCGACATCCTCCGGCGCATCGACCGAGACCGAGATCAGCATTTCGGGCGCGGCGCGGTGGAGATTGGCGGCTTGCTCGACCGAATAGGCGATCAGGATCACGCTGTTCGCCATACCTGCCCCACGGATTGCGGCGACCACGTCATCAACCTTGGCCGAGCGCTTGAAATCGATCTGGAGCACGGTGCGCCCCTTGGCCCAGGCCAGCACCTCGCTCAGCTTCGGGATCGCATAGGGTGTGACCCAGCCCCAATTGTCCTTGAGCTTGAGAGTGCGGAGGCTCGCCCATTCCATTGCGGCAGCCTCGCCCACACCGGTCGTCGTGCGTTCAAGCCGGTCGTCGTGGAGCAGGAACAGCACGCCGTCCGTGGTCTGCCCGACATCCACTTCCATGATCGCCGGTTGCGCCGCGAGCAGCGCTTCCATCGTCGGAATGGCATTTTCCGGCAGGCCCGGCCCCGGTCCGCCGCGATGGGCGGAGATCAGCGTCTGGCCCTTGGCCTCAAAGCAATCGAGCATGGCTGACAAATCGGTCTCGGGAACCAGCGCCCACGCGCCCTGCTCCTGCCGCCGTTCCTGCGCGTCAAGCGGCGCCGCGAGCGCAGCCCATCCGGCAAGTCCCAGCACACCGGCCCGGAGAAAGCGCATTTGGCCCATTCCATCATTCCTTGCTCGTCACAGTGTCAGATCGACCCGCGCCAGCCCCCTTGTGGGTCTGCGCGCTTTGCGACATCATCGTCCCCATAAGGGAGAGACAGAATGGCGCAATATGACCTGATCATCCGGGGCGGCACGATTGTGGATGGCACCGGGGCTCCGGCCTTCACCGGCGATGTGGCGGTCAGCGATGGCCTGATTGCCGCAGTCGGCCAGATCAGCGGAAGCGCCGACAAGGAGATCGATGCGAGCGGCAAGATCGTCGCGCCCGGCTTTGTCGACATTCACACGCATTACGACGGGCAGGCGACGTGGGATCAGGAAATGGCGCCATCAAGCTGGCACGGGGTCACCACCGTGGTGATGGGCAATTGCGGGGTCGGCTTTGCCCCCGCCCGCCCCGATCGCCACGAATGGCTGATCAGCCTGATGGAGGGGGTCGAGGACATCCCCGGCACCGCGCTCGCCGAAGGGATCACCTGGGACTGGGAAACCTTCCCCGAATATCTCGACGCGCTCGAGAAACTCCCGCGCACGGTCGATATCGGCACCCATGTGCCCCACGGCGCTGTGCGTGCATATGTTTTGGGCGATCGCGAACAGCCGGGTGCAGTTCCCACGCCTGAGGATATCGCGGCGATGAGCGCGATTGTCGAAGAGGGCGTCCGGGCGGGCGCGCTGGGCTTTTCGACCTCGCGCACCGTGCTCCACAAGTCGGTCGATGGGGAACTTGTCCCCGGCACCACGGCGACGCCCGAGGAACTCATCGCAATCGGCAAGGCCATGGGCCGCGCGCAGGCAGCAGGTGGGCACGCGGTGTTCGAGATCGCGAGCGACCTCAAGCGCGAATGGAATGAATTCGGCTGGATGGGTCAGCTCAGCCGCGAAGCCAGAATCCCCGTCACCTTCGCGGCCCTGCAATCGATCGCCAAGGAAATGACCTTGGACGAACAGATCGCAGCCATGCGCGCCGAGAACGATAATGGTGCGAACATCGTCGCCCAGATCGCGCTGCGCGGCAACGGGATCGTGATGGCGTGGCAAGGCACCGTCCACCCCTTCCGCTTCCGCCCCAGCTGGATGGCGATCGCCGACCTGCCGTGGGAGGAGCAGAAAGCCAAGCTCCTCGATCCCGCCTTCAAGGCGCAGATGCTGGCCGAACCCAATGATTACACGGATGCTCCCAAGGACATCGGCGGCGTGGTGATGGCGATCAGCATGGGCTGGACGCTGCAATACGAAATGGACCCCGATTTCGATTATGAGCCCGGTCCGGAAGCCAGCATCAATGCCCGTGCATTGGCCGCCGGGGTGGCGCCGCAGGAATATGCCTATGACCTGCTCTGCCGCGATGAGGGCCAAGGGTTCATCTACCTGCCGATCCTCAACTACGCCGACGGCAATCTCGATTTCCTCCATCCGCTCCAGCACGCCGGTGACACGGTCAATTCGCTGTCCGACGGCGGCGCGCATTGCGGGACGATCTGCGATGCGGCCTCGCCCACCTTCATGCTCGAACACTGGGTGAAGAACCGCAAGCGCGGGGCGACGATCACGCTGGAGCAGGCGATCAAGCGCCAATGCCGCGATACGGCGGTGCTCTATGGCCTCGAAGATCGCGGGGTGATTGCGCCCGGCTACCTAGCCGATATCAATGTGATCGATCTGGAGCGCCTCAAGCTCGGCAAGCCGTGGCTCGCTTTCGATCTGCCTGCGGGCGGCAAGCGGCTGCTGCAGAAGGCGGAAGGCTATGTTGCGACCATCAAGAGCGGCGTCGTGACTTTCCGCGACGGGCAGTGGACGGGCGAAACGCCCGGCGGCCTGATCCGCGGGCCGCAGCGCGTGGAACTGGCCGAGGCGGCGGAGTAACCCGCCGCCGTCCGGCTCATGGCTCGATCACGATCCCCTTGGCCGGATCCACGGTCCCGCCGATCATGGTGACGAACGTGGAGCGCGCGGCTTCCAGGCCCTTGAGCCTGACGATGTCGATCGTGCCTTCGACGGCGCCAAGGAAGCCATGCCACGTCGCGGCGACCATCTTGCCGCCTTCGACCGCCCCATGCTGCTTGAAAAAGCTGACGAAGTGGTGCGGCGCGAAGAACAGTTCAGGCTTGGGACCGGGAAGGCCACCCGACTGTCCGAAACCCGCACCGCGCTCCTCGATGTGGGTTGCTCCCACCAGGCACGAGTATTTGAGCGCATCCGTGAAATGGCCATGGATCGCGGCCAGCAGCGCGGGATTGCCCGCAAAATCGACCGACACAGTATCAACCACCGGCAGGTCGGCGAGATCATCATAGGCCACGACCTGATCGTACAGCCCGGTGCTTTCGACAAAGGCGACATTGCCGCGCGAGGTCAGCCCGATCCGCCTGATCTTCGGCGAATTCTGCCTGGCCACACTCGCCAGCCCCATCGCGGTCTTTGACGAAGCGCTGGTCAGCAGCACTTGCCCCGCCCCAAACCAGTTTTCCGAACGCATGAAGTAATCGATCATGAAGCCGGTTTTGAACAGCGGCCCGTAAATCATCCGCTCGGCCTCGCGCGCGGGGTCATGCTCGGGGTCGGCGGCGAGACGGTTGTAGCTGTTGTAGACCGGGCTCATCGGCTGGCGGTAATCGGTCATGTCCGAGAAATTGCTCGCGGATACCTTGCCCGGCCGCACATCGAGATGGCTCGCCATCGGCAGGTAGCCATAGACCCGCTCGCCGACCGCGATATCGGGATGGTTGCTCTCGATCACCCGCGCATGTCCCCACATCGGCACGATGCCGAGGCCCTCGGGCGCCGGGAAGAAGTCCCAGTATCTGAACCCGTCGCCCACCACCGCATAGGTGACGTTGTTGGCGGTGACCGAAAAGCTCTCGATGGCAAGCCGCACCGCGCCTTCAGCCAGCGGGGCCAGCGGCAGTTCGACAAGCGCGGCATCGCTCAATGCGTCCTTGCGGACGTGGACTTGGGTGCTGGTCATCGGGCTCTCGCCTCCTTGATTTGGTGCCGAGCTTGGCAGTCCGTGCCCGATCATTTCGGCTTGGCTGAACCCTTGTAATAGCCGCCGCAGACACGATTGGTGCCGAACAGGTCTTTGCCGGTGCCGAAGCGGCCTTCGCTGAAGACCGCCGATTGAACGATAGACGTGGTTCGCGGCATGCGGCTGGTCACAAACGACTGAACCTTTGCAATCTCACCCTCGCCAACTGGCTTGATGCGCGGCGCTGCAACGTCAAAGAAATGCACCAGCGATCCGCCTACAGATGTAAAGCGCAACGATTTGGTCACTTCGTTTTCGAGGTCCATGAGGCTCCCGCGACTGTCAAACTCCCCCAGATATAGCGCTTCGCCGGCCTTGATGGTGAAGACGCGGCTATTATTGTTGTAGCACAGCGCCCAGCGATCCTGCCGCGTGAACTGCTGGAAGGCGTAAGTTCCCGGAGGAACGTCAGCGACCAGATAGCCGTCATAGAACAGCTTGGGCTTGGCCAGCAGCGTGAACCCACCACCGAGAATGCTGCCACCAATCGCCTCTTGCTGCGCGTCATACGGCGCGAAAGTCAGGTGAAAGCCGCTCGCCATGTTGAGCGGCGGCTCAAGCTCTTTGGCCTTGATGATGACCAGTGCACGCTCGCCATCTGGCGTTACCGCGATCTTCTCGGCTTTCTGTCCTGCCCACGCGTGCGGCGCGAGTGCCAGACACATCGCAGCCAAGATGAAACGGAACAAACTCGGCTTCATCCTTTCGTCCTCTCGTCCGGCTGGTGCCAGATCACACCCGCATCGGCATCAGCACGTAAAGCGCGCGGCTCTTTTCGTTCTCGCGGATCAGCGTCGGTGCGCCGGCATCGGCGAGGTGCAGTTCGACCGTGTCGGCATCGATCTGGCCGAGGATGTCCTTGAGGTAATTGGCGTTGAAGCCGATCTCCATGCTCTCCGCGCGGTAATCGGCTGCCAGTTCCTCGACTGCGGTGCCGTTGTCCGGCGAGGTCACCGAGAGCGTCACACGGTCATTGTCGAGCCCGATCTTGACCGCGCGGGTCTTCTCGGTGGCGATAGTCGCCACGCGGTCCACGCCCGAATGGAACAGCTTGGGATCGACCTTCAGCAGCTTGTCATTCGCGGTCGGAATGACGCGGCTGTAATCGGGGAAGGTGCCATCGATCAGCTTGCTGGTCAGCACCATGCCGCCCTCGCCGCCGAGCGTGAAGCGGATCTTGCTGGCCGAGAGGTCGATCAGGACGTTGCCGTCGAGCGCCTCTTCGAGCAGCTTGCGCAGCTCGCCCACAGCCTTCCTCGGCACGATCACATCGGGCATCCCGGCAGCGCCTTCCGGGCGCGCGATGGTGAAAC is a genomic window containing:
- the lepA gene encoding translation elongation factor 4 — encoded protein: MTDLSHIRNFSIIAHIDHGKSTLADRLIQFTGGLSDREMSEQVLDNMDIEKERGITIKAQTVRLTYPAKNGETYQLNLMDTPGHVDFAYEVSRSLAACEGALLVVDAAQGVEAQTLANVYQSIEHDHEIVPVINKIDLPAAEPEKVKAEIEEIIGLDASQAVLTSAKSGIGIEDVLEAVVARIPPPKGTTEAPLKASLVDSWYDPYLGVVILVRVIDGKLTKGLNIRFMQGGTQHLVDRVGCFTPKRTDLTELGPGEIGFITAQIKEVEQARVGDTITTVKGGASEALPGYKEVQPVVFCGLFPVDAADFEKLRESIAKLRLNDASFSYEMESSAALGFGFRCGFLGLLHLEIIQERLSREYDLDLITTAPSVVYRIHLGHSKTEDAKVIDIHNPADWPDVNRIEMIEEPWIKAVIYTPDEYLGSILKLCQDRRGIQTELTYVGGRAQVTYELPLNEVVFDFYDRLKSISRGYASFDYEQIGNREGDLVKMNILVNNEPVDALSLIVHRANAEERGRGMCERLKDLIPRHLFKIPIQAAIGGKVIARETIAALRKDVTAKCYGGDITRKKKLLEKQKKGKARMREYGNVSIPQEAFIAALRMGEE
- a CDS encoding putative bifunctional diguanylate cyclase/phosphodiesterase, which translates into the protein MLRSSPASALSDGERLAMLDELEQSGLGWFWASDATGHLTYLSGAIASRLDIPLADLLGQPLTRIFSGANREGRGKSLSLMLAAHKPFSGLAVRAARRPDGVVLRLAGQPLFMPDGRFVGFRGTGSDITDEYHREEETERLARFDSLTGLSNRHRMAAQIDATLTAFQAARRNCAVMMIDLDRFKHVNDTLGHAAGDELLKQVSGRLVRAIDRECEIGRLGGDEFQVMIPDVDDRGVLAELAMKIIAMLRQPYSLADGRCVIGASVGIAIAPHDGVTRDEIVRSADLALYASKNGGRGQYRFFSGELENETIFRRRLEQDLGTALREEQLFLRFEPIVDAATQAVRALEAHVCWKHAERGVIDEEEFAQIVEGSALTGDVGKWAIFEACRRAAEWPDSVRVAVNVPVPLFLADNFIELVTEAVDAAGIAPARLELEISEAVFFGEASVVDRTLASLFKQGVRLTLDEFGSGYSSLAYLRRAPFDSIKIDQKLVAEAERHDSREMGLVRAIVALAGAMQMDTIANGIESAPLLVALTDAGVRFLEGPIFSEPVDRDTVEEEMAGGSWRIEPGAERTRRARRRTVFRKIQVIHDDYAYEVTLRNLSKTGALIQGLADVPKGTQFVVDLGGGQLAVATVIRSNGDVQGLEFEQSLIEDGAGGLCTRNRVSPYALAAAGAPLAALAPGKFLGLDQGAAIPKFGYAMPARSEVG
- a CDS encoding PHA/PHB synthase family protein, whose product is MARSEVKLENEAAQSTNALGPLIGVAREDFVSAVALLLRETASDPSRFVRHSTAMAQDMVKILTGKSDLAPDPKDKRFMDPAWQYNPFFRAGAQYYLAVQKGMKNWLEELELDELERNRANFIANIILDGLAPTNTLVGNPTAQKQVINSGGLSLIKGLQNAYNDLVHNKGMVSQVDKRPFKIGENIATSKGNVVYRDEIMELLQYAPTTDEVYEIPQLTIPPQINKMYINDLSPDKSVIKWQVDNGIQTFVISWRNPTKEQGRWGMADYIAACEKALEVVSDITGSKKVNVSAGCSGGQTASVLASKLAATGNPILGTLTLMVCVLHPKPTDIEAGSLVSENGMQLARQRAMKAGIIKADDLARGFAWLRPNDLIWNYVINNYLLGQDPPAFDVLFWNADATNLSSSLMGDFLTLFETLAFTKKGEVEMAGHKVDLSKVTADLFILGGVTDHITPWKATYRSTQLFGSKDVTYVLSQSGHMQAILNPPGNPKAKYFVQAKKGKLPETADEWLQGTEEVKGSWWPLWMEWVQKRSGKKKTAPAAVGNDAFPPMEKAPGLYVVEEV
- a CDS encoding alpha/beta fold hydrolase → MTNPMDDAVVSMEQVGGRTLRTAAWRLDQPSEHLPILFFNGIGANIEAVAPLAAALPERGFIMFDMPGTGESPDPLVPYNPFTMSWTASQLLAKYGIDQVDVMGVSWGGAMAQHFALQHPGLTRRLTLIATTPGMVMVPGNPAAFTKMADPRRYIDPEFMNEHFATLYGGVDKDGAQHQKDSHIGRLKPPSPRGYMYQLMCMLGWTSLPALPFMTKETLIMMGEDDQIVPVINGRILKAMIPNSRLMTFAGGGHLFLLTHADESVAAIREFLDAPETDKEARRSAA
- a CDS encoding SMI1/KNR4 family protein, yielding MTPEAVADYLLGDQIAFDAVALAELAQQAGVSLPQDYIAFLNLRNGGFTSPTASEQPSLVTRDGYAIDQFYCVTLLEPDWNETSIRNYRAMTLGQWLEETGRDPANVPPHWIVFGGNWDGDQFALDLSVPGGEVVLFDHEMLPCEDDNGFPPEDGMERLGLTFTQFLAALSPHGSPAPSRSLVERLLGLMGRRSG
- a CDS encoding glycerophosphodiester phosphodiesterase family protein; translated protein: MRFLRAGVLGLAGWAALAAPLDAQERRQEQGAWALVPETDLSAMLDCFEAKGQTLISAHRGGPGPGLPENAIPTMEALLAAQPAIMEVDVGQTTDGVLFLLHDDRLERTTTGVGEAAAMEWASLRTLKLKDNWGWVTPYAIPKLSEVLAWAKGRTVLQIDFKRSAKVDDVVAAIRGAGMANSVILIAYSVEQAANLHRAAPEMLISVSVDAPEDVAALKAANIPEDRMVAFTGTRLPRPELYRELDRQNIEVIFGTLGRPPRSIDAVIDRLGMDERYADLGKEGVDILATDRPREAAAALAEAGRLPTAGQCGVSRTGAP